The Flavobacterium marginilacus genome window below encodes:
- the arfB gene encoding alternative ribosome rescue aminoacyl-tRNA hydrolase ArfB, whose translation MEVQTALLEVKYKAVRSSGAGGQNVNKVSSKVVLTFDLRNSLALSQEEKLVLETNLQHRLTSDLMLILNCDEDRSQLKNKEIVTKRFLDILKKGLYVPKVRKPAKIPKAAIRKRIKDKKNVSEIKQSRKKPNLD comes from the coding sequence ATGGAAGTTCAAACTGCCCTTTTGGAGGTAAAATATAAAGCAGTAAGAAGCAGCGGTGCCGGAGGGCAGAACGTAAATAAAGTTTCGTCCAAGGTTGTGCTGACTTTTGATTTGCGTAATTCATTGGCACTTTCTCAAGAAGAAAAGCTGGTTTTGGAAACCAATTTACAGCATCGGCTGACTTCAGATTTAATGCTGATTTTGAATTGCGATGAAGATCGCAGTCAGCTCAAAAATAAAGAGATCGTTACTAAACGATTTTTGGATATTTTAAAAAAAGGATTGTATGTGCCAAAAGTGCGGAAGCCTGCCAAAATACCCAAAGCTGCTATCAGAAAAAGAATTAAAGACAAAAAGAATGTTTCTGAGATTAAACAATCACGTAAAAAACCGAATTTAGATTAA
- the greA gene encoding transcription elongation factor GreA: MSAISYYTAEGLKKLREELDYLKSVMRPKASQDIADARDKGDLSENAEYDAAKEAQGMLEMRIAKLEEIHANARLIDESNLDLSKVLVLSNVKIKNQTNGMEMKYTLVAESEADLKTGKISVTSPIGRGLLGKKVGEVAEITVPNGVLKFEILEISRE; this comes from the coding sequence ATGAGCGCAATATCGTATTACACAGCGGAAGGGTTAAAAAAATTAAGAGAAGAGTTAGATTATTTAAAAAGCGTGATGCGTCCAAAAGCATCTCAGGATATTGCTGATGCTAGAGATAAAGGAGATTTATCTGAAAATGCAGAATATGATGCAGCCAAAGAGGCGCAGGGAATGCTTGAAATGAGAATCGCAAAACTAGAAGAGATTCATGCAAATGCAAGACTGATTGATGAGTCTAATCTGGATTTGTCTAAAGTGTTGGTTTTGTCAAATGTGAAAATCAAAAACCAGACTAATGGTATGGAAATGAAATACACTTTGGTAGCCGAAAGCGAAGCTGATCTGAAAACGGGTAAAATATCAGTTACTTCTCCTATCGGAAGAGGATTGTTAGGAAAGAAAGTAGGCGAAGTTGCCGAAATCACTGTACCTAACGGTGTTTTGAAATTTGAAATCCTTGAAATTTCAAGAGAGTAA
- a CDS encoding TonB-dependent receptor, giving the protein MKNLFFKRTQESKNEKTKKNGFLISSLFLLVSVLSSAQEAQKDTTKVNQLDEVLVSALRVTTKTPVSFSNMSKEELAARNLGQDIPVLMNYLPSVVTTSDAGNGLGYTGIRVRGSDATRVNVTINGIPYNDSESHGTYWVNMPDFASSVQSLQLQRGVGTSTNGAGAFGASLNMLTDSYAKKSTGEISNSFGSFNTQKHTVKFSTGLMNDHFEIAGRLSALKSDGYIDRASSDLKSYFLQGTYVGKTTLIKALTFGGTEKTYQSWNGIDAIKLAEDRTYNSAGAFTDEFGNPRYYDNETDNYHQDHYQLHWNEKVSDNWSTNLAFHYTKGKGYYENYKENAAMADYGLLPVGSVTTTDLIRQKWLDNDFYGTTFSANYKADKLDVILGGGWNKYEGDHFGKVIWSRYASQSELGDHYYDDFSTKTDGNVFAKANYQLLENLSVYGDLQYRNVRYKANAAETGLVDDNFNFFNPKAGLTYNINEKNALYFSYARANREPNRTDYEGGSDVRPEKLNDYELGWRLKSGKIQVNSNVYYMKYTDQLVLTGELDDVGSPMRKNSGDSYRLGLEVDAVIKFAKQWSISPNFTLSSNKNVDFVSDANGSLVNLGNTNIAYSPDFIAGNILTFAPVSAFKVSWLSKFVSDQYLNNIDDTTGKLKDYFVNDLNASYEIKMASVFKSIGFNVLVNNILDVDYVSNGADYGGGYVYYFPQAGINFLAGLTLKF; this is encoded by the coding sequence ATGAAAAATCTATTTTTTAAAAGGACTCAAGAGTCAAAAAATGAAAAGACAAAGAAGAATGGTTTTTTAATATCTTCTTTGTTTCTTCTTGTTTCTGTTTTGTCAAGTGCACAGGAAGCCCAAAAAGATACAACAAAGGTTAATCAATTGGATGAAGTGCTGGTTTCAGCATTGAGAGTTACTACAAAAACACCAGTAAGTTTTTCTAATATGAGTAAAGAAGAATTGGCGGCGCGAAATCTGGGTCAGGATATTCCTGTGCTGATGAATTACCTGCCTTCTGTGGTAACGACTTCAGATGCTGGTAATGGTTTAGGTTATACAGGGATTCGTGTTCGCGGCAGTGATGCGACTCGTGTAAATGTAACAATTAACGGAATTCCTTATAATGATTCTGAAAGTCATGGGACCTATTGGGTAAATATGCCTGATTTTGCTTCTTCGGTACAGAGTTTACAGCTGCAGCGCGGGGTTGGAACTTCTACAAACGGAGCTGGTGCTTTTGGAGCGAGTTTGAATATGCTGACAGATAGTTATGCCAAGAAAAGTACAGGCGAAATTTCGAATTCCTTTGGAAGTTTCAATACTCAAAAACATACAGTAAAATTTAGTACTGGGCTGATGAATGATCATTTTGAAATTGCAGGACGTTTATCGGCTTTAAAATCGGATGGTTATATAGACAGAGCCAGCAGTGATTTGAAATCGTATTTTCTGCAGGGAACTTATGTAGGGAAAACTACTTTAATTAAAGCCCTGACTTTTGGAGGTACTGAAAAAACGTATCAGTCATGGAACGGAATAGATGCGATTAAATTGGCGGAAGACAGAACTTATAATTCCGCTGGAGCGTTTACCGATGAATTTGGAAATCCTCGTTATTATGATAATGAAACCGACAATTACCATCAAGACCATTATCAATTGCATTGGAATGAAAAAGTATCCGATAACTGGAGCACCAATTTAGCTTTTCATTACACTAAAGGCAAAGGTTATTATGAGAATTATAAAGAAAATGCAGCTATGGCTGATTATGGTTTACTGCCTGTCGGATCTGTTACTACAACTGATCTGATTCGTCAAAAATGGCTGGATAATGATTTTTACGGAACTACTTTTTCGGCAAATTATAAAGCAGATAAACTAGATGTAATTCTTGGCGGCGGATGGAATAAATACGAAGGAGACCATTTTGGAAAAGTAATCTGGTCGAGATATGCTTCGCAAAGTGAATTAGGAGATCATTATTACGATGATTTTTCGACAAAAACGGATGGGAATGTTTTTGCAAAAGCCAATTATCAATTGTTAGAAAATTTAAGTGTTTACGGAGATCTGCAATACCGTAATGTGCGATATAAAGCTAATGCAGCAGAAACAGGCTTGGTTGATGATAATTTTAATTTCTTTAACCCAAAGGCTGGACTTACGTATAATATTAATGAAAAAAATGCTTTGTATTTTTCATATGCCAGAGCAAATCGTGAACCTAACAGAACGGATTATGAAGGAGGAAGTGATGTAAGACCTGAAAAATTAAATGATTATGAATTGGGCTGGAGATTAAAATCTGGTAAAATTCAAGTGAATTCTAATGTTTATTATATGAAATACACTGATCAGCTGGTTTTGACAGGAGAGCTGGATGACGTGGGTTCTCCTATGCGCAAGAACAGCGGCGATAGTTATAGATTAGGATTAGAAGTTGATGCGGTTATTAAATTTGCAAAACAATGGTCTATTTCGCCAAATTTTACACTTAGCAGTAATAAAAATGTTGATTTTGTTTCTGATGCCAACGGGAGTTTAGTTAATTTAGGAAATACTAATATTGCTTATTCTCCTGATTTTATTGCAGGGAACATTTTGACTTTTGCACCTGTATCAGCATTTAAAGTTAGCTGGCTGTCTAAATTTGTCAGCGATCAGTATCTTAATAATATTGATGATACTACTGGTAAATTAAAAGATTATTTTGTGAATGATTTAAATGCTTCTTATGAGATTAAAATGGCTTCGGTTTTTAAATCGATAGGATTCAATGTTCTGGTGAATAATATACTGGATGTTGATTATGTTTCAAACGGAGCTGATTATGGAGGAGGTTATGTTTATTATTTTCCACAGGCGGGAATTAATTTCCTTGCTGGATTAACTTTGAAGTTTTAA
- a CDS encoding sensor histidine kinase produces the protein MNFSENRNPIRWIIIFISFAIITIILWNTYTFFQIFKQEERVKMNLWAIAEKTLINAKADTEVDLPLQIFDNNTTIPVILTENDSIITSKNIDEEIIKNKAKAKEYLDELKGENEPITIIYAPGKSQELYYGDSSLIDKLKYYPIALSLIIVLCGILIYNFYLSHKISTQNKLWAGMAKETAHQIGTPLSSLIGWLEILKMENIDESITLEIEKDIERLQTITDRFSKIGSEPKLELKDAVEETKQSYNYLISRFSDQIEFSFKGPSKPISILLNPILHSWTIENLVKNAIDAMKGRGKLAIEIEEDPHHIKINVTDTGSGIPKKEFHHIFETGFTTKKRGWGLGLSLTKRIVEEYHNGTIKVLHSEIGKGTTMQISLRKA, from the coding sequence ATGAATTTTTCCGAAAACAGAAATCCTATCCGCTGGATTATTATTTTTATTTCGTTTGCAATAATTACTATTATTCTTTGGAATACGTATACTTTTTTTCAAATTTTCAAACAGGAAGAACGTGTAAAAATGAATCTTTGGGCTATAGCCGAAAAAACATTAATTAACGCAAAAGCCGATACCGAAGTTGATTTACCTCTACAAATCTTCGACAACAACACTACTATTCCCGTAATTCTGACCGAAAATGACAGCATTATCACCTCTAAAAACATTGATGAGGAAATCATAAAAAACAAAGCTAAAGCTAAAGAATATCTGGATGAATTAAAAGGCGAAAATGAGCCAATCACCATTATTTATGCGCCAGGAAAATCACAAGAATTGTATTACGGAGATTCTTCATTGATTGACAAACTCAAATATTATCCAATTGCATTATCGCTGATTATTGTTCTCTGCGGTATCTTAATTTACAATTTCTACTTGAGCCATAAAATATCAACCCAAAACAAACTGTGGGCGGGAATGGCCAAAGAAACAGCACACCAGATTGGAACTCCGCTTTCATCTTTGATTGGCTGGCTGGAGATTTTGAAAATGGAAAATATTGATGAATCAATTACACTGGAAATCGAAAAAGACATCGAACGCCTGCAGACCATTACCGACCGTTTTTCAAAAATTGGATCAGAACCTAAACTGGAGTTAAAGGACGCAGTCGAAGAAACGAAACAATCCTATAATTATTTGATTTCGCGTTTCTCTGATCAAATTGAGTTTTCATTCAAAGGACCTTCAAAACCAATCAGCATTCTGCTAAACCCAATTTTGCACAGCTGGACGATAGAAAATCTAGTCAAGAACGCCATTGATGCCATGAAAGGAAGAGGAAAATTGGCAATAGAAATTGAAGAAGATCCACATCATATAAAAATAAACGTAACAGACACAGGAAGCGGAATTCCCAAAAAAGAATTTCACCACATTTTTGAAACTGGTTTCACTACCAAAAAAAGAGGCTGGGGACTTGGACTGTCTCTTACCAAAAGAATAGTTGAGGAATACCACAACGGCACCATAAAAGTTCTTCATTCGGAAATAGGAAAAGGAACGACAATGCAGATTAGCCTAAGAAAAGCATAG
- a CDS encoding HIT family protein translates to MSTIFKKIIDGEIPCYKVAEDENFLAILDVNPNAKGHTLCIPKKEVDKFFDIEDDLYLGLMAFSKKVAIALEKTVPCLRVGVAVVGLEVPHAHVHLIPLNEMGEMTFRHKVSLTKDEFEALASSIQANL, encoded by the coding sequence ATGAGTACCATTTTCAAAAAAATAATTGACGGAGAAATTCCTTGCTACAAAGTGGCTGAGGATGAAAATTTCTTAGCTATTTTGGATGTAAATCCAAATGCTAAAGGACATACACTTTGTATTCCAAAGAAAGAAGTGGACAAGTTTTTTGATATTGAAGATGATTTATATCTAGGTTTGATGGCTTTTTCTAAAAAAGTTGCGATTGCACTAGAGAAAACAGTTCCATGTTTACGGGTTGGGGTGGCAGTTGTAGGGCTCGAAGTACCACATGCACACGTTCACTTGATTCCGTTAAATGAAATGGGCGAAATGACTTTCAGACACAAGGTAAGTTTGACAAAAGATGAGTTTGAAGCATTAGCGAGTAGTATTCAAGCAAATTTGTAA
- a CDS encoding transglutaminase domain-containing protein has product MKNIFLFLMFTVISFGQAKKPYALIDAKMDKIPLDLCTSTDGIAKYINENFKSENDKIRAVFYWTASNISYDIENIASIDFSEVSPDKIKNTLLTKKGVCIHYAEVFNDIAQKVNLKSYIVGGYTKQNGKVDVLSHAWCAAKIDNAWWLFDPTWGAGYIQNKKFFKKINDLNFKVAPNQFIATHMPFDYLWQFLNYTVTNQEFIDGKTEINKTKPKFDFQGQIEEYERMSEVDKARTALIRIQNNGVKNKLIQEMVQFKKNEADGLQNNEAMAKMQDISDNYNQAIAQFNDFIMYRNNRFKPLLPDEAIKEMILAPKQKILDCQDRIYKIGKFNDNNISNVKSLKNSIIDVLKQIEVQEKFVNDYLSKSKSARKGMFTKVTWFGVPLK; this is encoded by the coding sequence ATGAAGAATATTTTTTTGTTTCTAATGTTTACGGTTATCAGTTTTGGCCAAGCTAAGAAGCCATATGCTTTGATAGATGCTAAAATGGATAAAATTCCTTTGGATTTATGTACTTCGACAGATGGAATTGCTAAATATATTAATGAAAACTTTAAATCGGAAAATGATAAAATCCGTGCCGTGTTTTATTGGACCGCATCAAATATCAGCTATGATATTGAGAACATTGCATCTATAGATTTCTCTGAAGTTTCTCCTGATAAAATTAAAAACACACTATTAACAAAGAAAGGTGTCTGCATCCATTATGCTGAAGTCTTTAATGATATTGCTCAAAAGGTGAACCTCAAATCCTATATTGTTGGCGGATATACTAAGCAAAATGGTAAAGTAGACGTACTATCACATGCTTGGTGCGCCGCAAAAATTGATAATGCTTGGTGGCTGTTTGATCCAACTTGGGGGGCTGGTTATATTCAGAATAAAAAATTCTTCAAAAAAATAAATGATCTTAATTTCAAAGTGGCACCAAATCAATTTATTGCAACACATATGCCGTTCGATTATTTATGGCAGTTTTTGAATTATACTGTCACCAATCAAGAATTTATCGACGGAAAAACTGAAATAAATAAGACCAAGCCAAAGTTTGATTTTCAAGGTCAAATTGAAGAATATGAACGGATGTCAGAAGTTGATAAAGCAAGAACTGCTTTAATTCGGATTCAGAATAATGGCGTCAAAAACAAATTGATTCAGGAAATGGTTCAATTCAAAAAGAATGAAGCTGATGGTCTGCAAAATAACGAGGCGATGGCCAAAATGCAGGACATTAGTGATAATTATAATCAGGCGATAGCGCAGTTTAATGATTTTATAATGTATAGAAATAATAGATTCAAGCCGCTTTTGCCAGATGAAGCGATTAAGGAAATGATTTTAGCTCCAAAGCAAAAAATACTAGATTGTCAAGACCGGATTTATAAGATTGGTAAGTTCAATGATAATAATATTTCCAATGTGAAATCATTGAAGAATTCAATCATAGATGTTCTTAAACAAATTGAAGTACAGGAAAAATTTGTAAATGATTATTTGAGCAAAAGTAAATCAGCGCGAAAAGGAATGTTTACAAAAGTTACATGGTTTGGAGTTCCTTTAAAATAA